The Streptomyces achromogenes genome window below encodes:
- a CDS encoding YlbL family protein yields MPRRTATMLASTLILIALLCAGVLIPVPYSEMSPGPTVNTLGDHDGEPVLQISGRKTYATSGHLNMTTVRVTSADYRMNLVEAVYGWLAHDNKVVPHDTLYPDGKTEEQSTQENAEEFSQSQESAKVAALKELKVPVTSWVIVSTVVKGSPAEGRLHAGDVIKAVDGTAVKEPGDVAKLVTEHKAGENVVFTIVPAKEQAAAEKAHRTATATQKVSITTAASDDSGEKRAIVGISAGTDHTFPFTVDIKLADVGGPSAGLMFALGIYDKLTPGSLTGGKFVAGTGTIDDDGKVGPIGGIELKTVGARSQGAQFFLTPADNCKAAAEDTPSGLRLVKVDTIDDALAALEDIRGGDTAALPKCTK; encoded by the coding sequence ATGCCACGCCGCACCGCGACGATGCTCGCCTCCACCTTGATCCTCATCGCGCTTCTGTGCGCGGGAGTGCTCATCCCCGTGCCGTACTCGGAGATGTCCCCGGGCCCGACGGTGAACACGCTCGGCGATCACGACGGCGAGCCGGTGCTGCAGATCTCCGGGCGCAAGACCTACGCGACCAGCGGCCATCTCAACATGACCACGGTGCGGGTGACCAGTGCCGACTACCGGATGAACCTCGTCGAGGCCGTCTACGGATGGCTCGCGCACGACAACAAGGTCGTCCCGCACGACACGCTCTACCCGGACGGCAAGACCGAGGAGCAGTCCACCCAGGAGAACGCCGAGGAGTTCAGCCAGTCCCAGGAGAGCGCCAAGGTCGCCGCCCTGAAGGAGCTGAAGGTCCCCGTGACGTCCTGGGTGATCGTCTCGACCGTGGTGAAGGGGTCCCCGGCGGAGGGCAGGCTGCACGCCGGAGACGTGATCAAGGCCGTGGACGGCACCGCGGTCAAGGAGCCGGGTGACGTCGCCAAGCTGGTGACCGAGCACAAGGCCGGCGAGAACGTCGTCTTCACGATCGTTCCGGCGAAGGAGCAGGCGGCCGCAGAGAAGGCGCACAGGACGGCGACGGCCACACAGAAGGTCTCGATCACCACCGCGGCCTCCGACGACAGCGGCGAGAAGCGCGCCATCGTCGGGATCTCGGCCGGGACCGACCACACCTTCCCGTTCACCGTCGACATCAAGCTCGCCGACGTCGGCGGCCCCAGCGCCGGCCTGATGTTCGCGCTCGGCATCTACGACAAGCTCACCCCGGGCAGTCTCACCGGCGGAAAGTTCGTCGCCGGCACCGGGACCATCGACGACGACGGCAAGGTCGGCCCGATCGGCGGCATCGAATTGAAGACCGTCGGCGCGCGCAGCCAGGGCGCCCAGTTCTTCCTGACGCCCGCCGACAACTGCAAGGCAGCCGCCGAGGACACCCCCTCGGGGCTCAGGCTCGTCAAGGTCGACACCATCGACGACGCCCTCGCCGCCCTCGAGGACATCCGCGGCGGCGACACCGCCGCCCTGCCGAAGTGCACGAAGTAG
- a CDS encoding zinc-dependent metalloprotease: protein MSDTPFGFGLPPEEPEDGDEGKKDPQSGGGQGPANPFGFGGLPGAGGFGAPGADNPLAAMFGSLNPNDLGAAFQQLGQMLSYEGGPVNWDMAQQIARQTVAQGTSDGVKDSSVGPSDRTAVQEAVRLADLWLDDATSLPSGAASAVAWSRAEWVEATLPAWKELVDPVAERVGAAMGDVLPEEMQAMAGPLIGMMHSMGGAMFGSQIGQAVGVLAGEVVGSTDIGLPLGPAGRAALLPVNIEAFGKDLGVGKDEVRLYLALREAAHQRLFAHVPWLRSHLFGAVEGYARGIKVDTAKLEDVVGQFDPQNPEQLQDALQQGMFQPEDTPAQKAALARLETALALVEGWVDAVVHAAAKPRLSSADALRETLRRRRATGGPAEQTFATLIGLELRPRRLRDASRLWASLTDARGVDGRDALWAHPDMLPTASDLDDPDGFVHREQMDFSELDKMLGEAASGGGLGDGPNLKKDADADGPADGTDSGGDDTK from the coding sequence GTGAGTGACACCCCATTCGGATTCGGCCTTCCGCCGGAGGAGCCGGAGGACGGCGACGAGGGCAAGAAGGACCCGCAGAGCGGCGGTGGTCAGGGACCGGCCAACCCGTTCGGTTTCGGCGGACTGCCCGGTGCCGGCGGCTTCGGCGCGCCCGGCGCGGACAATCCGCTCGCCGCGATGTTCGGTTCACTGAACCCCAACGACCTGGGGGCCGCGTTCCAGCAGCTCGGTCAGATGCTCTCCTACGAGGGCGGCCCGGTGAACTGGGACATGGCCCAGCAGATCGCCCGCCAGACGGTCGCCCAGGGCACCTCCGACGGCGTCAAGGACTCCAGCGTCGGTCCGTCCGACCGCACCGCCGTCCAGGAGGCCGTCCGCCTCGCCGACCTCTGGCTCGACGACGCCACGTCGCTGCCGTCCGGCGCCGCGTCCGCCGTGGCATGGTCCCGCGCGGAGTGGGTCGAGGCGACGCTGCCCGCGTGGAAGGAGCTCGTCGACCCGGTCGCCGAGCGGGTCGGCGCGGCCATGGGCGACGTCCTGCCGGAGGAGATGCAGGCCATGGCCGGCCCGCTGATCGGCATGATGCACTCCATGGGCGGCGCGATGTTCGGCTCGCAGATCGGCCAGGCCGTGGGCGTGCTCGCGGGCGAGGTCGTCGGCTCGACCGACATCGGGCTGCCGCTCGGTCCGGCCGGGCGCGCCGCGCTGCTGCCGGTGAACATCGAGGCCTTCGGCAAGGACCTGGGCGTCGGGAAGGACGAGGTGCGGCTCTACCTCGCGCTGCGCGAGGCCGCCCACCAGCGGCTCTTCGCCCATGTGCCGTGGCTGCGCTCGCATCTGTTCGGCGCGGTCGAGGGGTACGCGCGCGGGATCAAGGTCGACACCGCCAAGCTGGAGGACGTGGTCGGGCAGTTCGACCCGCAGAATCCCGAGCAGCTGCAGGACGCGCTGCAGCAGGGCATGTTCCAGCCCGAGGACACCCCGGCGCAGAAGGCCGCCCTGGCCCGTCTGGAGACGGCTCTGGCGCTCGTCGAGGGCTGGGTGGACGCGGTGGTGCACGCGGCCGCCAAGCCGCGCCTGTCGTCCGCCGACGCGCTGCGTGAGACCCTGCGCCGCCGCCGTGCCACGGGCGGTCCGGCCGAGCAGACGTTCGCGACGCTGATCGGCCTGGAGCTGCGCCCTCGCCGTCTGCGCGACGCCTCCCGCCTGTGGGCCTCGCTGACGGACGCGCGCGGGGTCGACGGCCGGGACGCCCTGTGGGCCCACCCGGACATGCTGCCCACGGCCTCCGACCTGGACGACCCGGACGGGTTCGTGCACCGCGAGCAGATGGACTTCTCGGAGCTGGACAAGATGCTCGGCGAGGCGGCGAGCGGCGGCGGCCTCGGCGACGGGCCGAACCTGAAGAAGGACGCCGACGCGGACGGCCCGGCCGACGGGACCGACTCCGGGGGCGACGACACCAAGTGA
- a CDS encoding SDR family oxidoreductase: MSSPDPQVRAARNPSARAGARGPVVAVTGAATGVGALLTERLAASEEVKQVVAIDERRGECDAAQWHILDVRDPAIADKLRGADVVVHLALDLDLGSDAAARTAYNVRGTQTVLTAAAAAGVRRVVLCTSAMVYGALEDNELPLSEDAELRATAEATGVGDLLEIERLARRAPRAHPGLNVTVVRPAILVGGTDTALTRYFESPRLLVVAGSRPAWQFCHVEDLVSALEYAVLEKVDGELAVGCDGWLEQEEVEELSGIRRMELPSAVALGAAARLHRIGLTPSPAGDLAYTMYPWVVSGSRLHDAGWRPGWTNEEVLAELLEEVAGRRTVVGRRLGRKDATAAGAAGATVALLGAAAVVRRARKARRR; this comes from the coding sequence GTGAGTTCCCCAGATCCGCAGGTTCGCGCAGCGCGAAACCCTTCGGCCCGGGCCGGTGCCCGAGGGCCCGTCGTCGCCGTGACCGGCGCGGCGACCGGGGTGGGCGCGCTGCTCACGGAGCGGCTCGCCGCATCGGAGGAGGTCAAGCAGGTCGTCGCCATCGACGAGCGGCGAGGCGAGTGCGACGCGGCGCAGTGGCACATCCTCGACGTCCGTGACCCCGCGATCGCCGACAAGCTGCGCGGCGCCGACGTCGTGGTCCACCTCGCGCTCGACCTCGACCTGGGGAGTGACGCCGCCGCCCGGACGGCCTACAACGTGCGCGGTACGCAGACGGTGCTGACGGCCGCCGCGGCGGCCGGGGTGCGCCGCGTCGTGCTGTGCACCTCCGCGATGGTCTACGGGGCGCTGGAGGACAACGAGCTGCCGCTCTCGGAGGACGCGGAGCTGCGGGCGACGGCGGAGGCGACCGGCGTCGGGGACCTCCTGGAGATCGAACGGCTCGCGCGCCGCGCGCCCCGGGCGCATCCCGGTCTGAACGTCACCGTGGTGCGGCCCGCGATCCTGGTCGGCGGCACGGACACGGCACTGACCCGGTACTTCGAGTCGCCGCGCCTGCTGGTCGTCGCCGGATCGCGGCCGGCCTGGCAGTTCTGCCACGTCGAGGACCTGGTGAGCGCCCTGGAGTACGCCGTCCTGGAGAAGGTCGACGGGGAACTCGCCGTCGGGTGCGACGGGTGGCTGGAGCAGGAGGAGGTCGAGGAGCTCAGCGGGATCCGGCGCATGGAGCTGCCGTCGGCGGTCGCCCTGGGCGCCGCCGCGCGGCTGCACCGGATCGGCCTGACGCCGTCCCCGGCGGGCGACCTGGCGTACACGATGTACCCCTGGGTGGTGAGCGGAAGCCGGCTGCACGACGCGGGGTGGCGGCCGGGCTGGACCAACGAGGAGGTCCTGGCGGAGCTGCTGGAGGAGGTGGCCGGACGCCGCACCGTCGTCGGTCGGCGGCTGGGGCGCAAGGACGCGACGGCTGCGGGGGCGGCCGGCGCGACGGTCGCTCTGCTGGGTGCCGCGGCCGTGGTGCGACGGGCCCGGAAGGCCCGGCGGCGCTGA
- a CDS encoding molybdenum cofactor biosynthesis protein MoaE produces MAANDQHPGERAAQDPIKLIAVRDTPLSLDEVFKAVGDDAAGGTALFVGTVRDHDEGADVDALGYSCHPSAEAEMRRIAEKVAAEYPVRALAAVHRVGDLAVGDLAVVVAVSCPHRGEAFEACRKLIDDLKHEVPIWKHQKFSDGTEEWVGA; encoded by the coding sequence ATGGCAGCCAACGACCAGCATCCCGGCGAGCGGGCCGCGCAGGATCCCATCAAGCTGATCGCCGTTCGCGACACTCCGCTCTCCCTGGACGAGGTCTTCAAGGCGGTCGGGGACGACGCGGCCGGCGGGACTGCGCTCTTCGTGGGCACCGTGCGCGACCACGACGAGGGCGCCGACGTCGACGCGCTCGGATACTCCTGCCACCCGAGCGCCGAGGCGGAGATGCGGCGGATCGCCGAGAAGGTGGCGGCCGAGTACCCGGTGCGGGCCCTGGCGGCCGTCCACCGGGTGGGGGATCTGGCCGTGGGCGACCTGGCGGTCGTCGTGGCCGTGTCCTGCCCGCATCGCGGGGAGGCCTTCGAGGCGTGCCGGAAGCTGATCGACGACCTCAAGCACGAGGTGCCCATCTGGAAGCACCAGAAGTTCTCCGACGGCACCGAGGAATGGGTCGGCGCGTAG
- a CDS encoding PPA1309 family protein: MSNTPMAASPLTRAVLEIDEYASGLGWDQPARLFALVDTARLRAQEPSLATQLGLQDEPETTGLTPIEQDEVPTDKPLDEFLATIAWPDAVVGCALTVERLMLPPSAESQVPQGLSDAKLAKWVAEHPDRHEVRMTVGVLRDGTRDSALRLREKDAPTEVLTGAGLVPGLAEALSATFAD; this comes from the coding sequence ATGTCCAACACTCCCATGGCGGCGAGCCCGCTCACCCGGGCCGTGCTCGAGATCGACGAGTACGCCTCCGGCCTCGGCTGGGACCAGCCCGCCCGCCTTTTCGCCCTCGTAGACACCGCTCGGCTGCGAGCCCAGGAACCGTCGCTCGCGACCCAGCTCGGCCTTCAGGACGAGCCCGAGACCACCGGTCTCACCCCGATCGAGCAGGACGAAGTGCCAACGGACAAGCCGCTCGACGAGTTCCTCGCCACGATCGCGTGGCCGGACGCCGTGGTGGGCTGCGCCCTCACCGTCGAGCGTCTGATGCTTCCGCCGTCCGCCGAGTCCCAGGTCCCGCAGGGCCTCAGCGACGCGAAGCTCGCGAAGTGGGTGGCCGAGCACCCCGACCGCCACGAGGTCCGGATGACGGTCGGCGTGCTGCGCGACGGCACCCGCGACTCGGCCCTGCGGCTGCGCGAGAAGGACGCCCCGACGGAGGTCCTCACGGGCGCCGGGCTGGTCCCGGGCCTCGCGGAGGCGCTGTCGGCGACGTTCGCGGACTAG